The following proteins are co-located in the Magnetococcales bacterium genome:
- a CDS encoding PstS family phosphate ABC transporter substrate-binding protein, which yields MNKIRWILLAVLVLWQSGPAASATAGADDAMTKVRIRSSETMIEALYGWADGFRAEYPDTNLLVEGGGADNGIAGLINGHVDIAASSRPIKEREKRLAVKRGYAEPVERIVGWDAVTLVVHPDNPLQGIRVEQLGDLFGLHPQIRRWTDLGVTVPDCSGQRLRLASLKNKTGTYSFMRDHLLQANRRMSRELGHFPTSRELIQHVASDPCALGFTAMAFVSAKVKTLCLFQGSDRSCIAPSRETITARTYPLTRPLYLYTLGEPKGDHLTFVNWVMGPTGQKLLQLAGFQSLQETK from the coding sequence GTGAATAAAATCCGGTGGATACTCCTGGCTGTTCTGGTTCTTTGGCAGAGTGGGCCGGCTGCCTCGGCCACCGCCGGCGCAGATGATGCCATGACCAAGGTGCGCATCAGAAGTTCCGAAACCATGATCGAAGCATTGTACGGCTGGGCCGACGGCTTTCGGGCAGAATATCCAGACACGAATCTGCTGGTGGAAGGGGGCGGTGCGGACAATGGCATTGCGGGTCTGATCAACGGCCATGTGGACATTGCCGCATCTTCCCGCCCCATCAAGGAACGGGAAAAACGCCTGGCCGTCAAGCGGGGATACGCCGAACCGGTCGAGCGGATCGTGGGATGGGATGCCGTAACCCTGGTCGTGCATCCCGACAACCCTTTGCAGGGAATCCGTGTCGAACAATTGGGTGACCTGTTTGGCCTGCATCCACAGATTCGGCGCTGGACGGATCTGGGGGTCACGGTACCGGATTGCTCCGGGCAGCGTCTGCGTCTGGCCAGTCTGAAAAACAAGACCGGCACCTACTCCTTCATGCGCGACCATCTGTTGCAGGCAAACCGGCGCATGAGCCGGGAACTGGGCCATTTTCCCACCAGCCGCGAATTGATCCAACACGTCGCATCCGACCCCTGTGCCCTCGGTTTCACGGCCATGGCTTTTGTCAGTGCCAAGGTCAAAACCCTGTGTCTCTTCCAGGGATCCGACCGTTCCTGTATCGCCCCGAGTCGGGAAACCATTACAGCACGGACCTATCCGCTGACCCGGCCCCTCTATCTCTACACACTCGGGGAACCCAAAGGCGATCATCTGACCTTCGTCAACTGGGTGATGGGTCCAACCGGACAGAAACTCTTGCAGTTGGCCGGTTTCCAGTCCCTCCAGGAAACCAAGTGA